A region from the Alnus glutinosa chromosome 5, dhAlnGlut1.1, whole genome shotgun sequence genome encodes:
- the LOC133869774 gene encoding serine carboxypeptidase-like 31, with product MDLILKVTVFHTLALIVLLSVEPVVCLSHGKWARGKKTTSRGNEDLVTGLPGQPDVDFRHYAGFVTVNETNGRDLFYWFYEATTQADEKPLVLWLNGGPGCSSVGYGATQEIGPFIVDTNGNGLKDNPYSWNTKANMLFLESPIGVGFSYSNTTSDYNDLGDDFTANDAYIFLHKWFLKFPSYRTRTFFIAGESYAGKYVPELAELIHDKNEDPSLHINLQGVLLGNPETSDAEDWRGLVDYAWSHAVISDETHRIISENCDFNGNDTWSNNDCSQAVDEVLKQYKEIDIYSLYTSTCIGNSADSEGRSLQVMMKRTTNMMPRIMGGYDPCLDEYAKAFYNRPDVQKALHVSDGRQLKNWSICNMKIFHEWSDSKTSVLPIYKKLIAAGLRIWVYSGDTDGRVPVLSTRYSLSSLGLPITKAWRPWYHQKEVSGWFQEYEGLMFATFRGAGHAVPCFKPSNSLAFFAAFLLGEPLPTSRQR from the exons ATGGATCTTATATTAAAGGTGACAGTTTTTCACACACTTGCTCTTATTGTTCTGCTATCTGTAGAGCCTGTTGTGTGTCTTAGTCATGGGAAATGGGCTCGTGGGAAGAAAACGACTTCACGAGGGAATGAGGATCTTGTGACTGGCTTGCCTGGCCAGCCTGATGTAGATTTCAGGCACTATGCTGGCTTTGTCACTGTAAATGAAACAAATGGAAGGGACCTCTTCTACTGGTTCTACGAGGCCACCACTCAGGCTGATGAAAAACCATTGGTGCTGTGGCTTAATGGAG GTCCTGGTTGCTCTTCTGTGGGATATGGAGCAACACAAGAGATTGGTCCTTTTATAGTGGACACCAATGGAAATGGACTTAAAGATAATCCCTACTCATGGAATACAA AAGCCAACATGTTATTCCTGGAATCTCCTATCGGAGTCGGCTTTTCATACTCAAATACAACTAGTGATTATAATGATCTGGGAGATGATTTTACTG CAAATGATGCTTATATTTTCCTTCACAAGTGGTTCCTCAAGTTCCCATCATATAGAACGCGCACCTTTTTCATCGCAGGGGAAAGCTATGCAG GAAAATATGTTCCAGAGTTGGCTGAGCTCATCCATGACAAGAACGAGGATCCTTCCCTTCATATTAATCTCCAGGGTgtattg TTGGGTAATCCGGAAACATCTGATGCTGAGGACTGGAGAGGTCTAGTGGATTATGCTTGGAGCCATGCTGTCATATCAGATGAGACTCATAGGATAATCAGCGAAAACTGTGATTTCAATGGCAATGATACATGGAGCAACAATGATTGTTCTCAAGCCGTTGATGAAGTACTCAAACAGTACAAGGAGATTGATATCTATAGCCTCTACACCTCAACCTGCATCGGCAATTCTGCTGATTCAGAGGGCAGATCATTGCAAGTAATGATGAAGCGCACAACTAATATG ATGCCAAGAATCATGGGTGGTTATGACCCATGCCTTGATGAATATGCAAAAGCGTTCTACAACAGACCAGACGTTCAGAAGGCTCTACATGTTAGCGATGGTCGCCAGCTCAAGAACTGGAGCATCTGCAA TATGAAGATATTTCATGAATGGTCagattcaaagacatctgttcTCCCTATATACAAGAAACTTATTGCAGCAGGACTTAGAATATGGGTCTACAG TGGAGACACAGATGGAAGAGTTCCTGTACTGTCTACAAGATACAGCTTAAGTTCCCTGGGACTGCCCATCACAAAGGCATGGAGGCCCTGGTACCACCAGAAAGAG GTCAGTGGTTGGTTTCAAGAATACGAGGGACTTATGTTTGCCACATTTAGAGGGGCAGGGCATGCAGTGCCTTGCTTCAAACCAAGCAACTCGCTGGCGTTCTTCGCAGCCTTTCTTCTTGGGGAGCCACTGCCAACTTCACGTCAAAGATAG